The region GGGAGGcggccgatgagggttcgatctcgccgtcttcgtcttcgtcttcatcgtcttcccacGTCGTCGACcttatctctttcatcttcttcgtcgttgacctcggggaagaccgcatgctccctCGTCGTcggcgaaggcatcgaaaggttgcacctttttctctgaacatgaaatcccatttttcatgcaacgtgaccATGATTGTGAGTCGCATGCTTTTGTCTCATCTGGCCCGATCCAATcgtaataaagagattttggggtgataaatacaccacaaaaaaactcatttcttaaacagaactcatttttttaaacaaaaccctcatttttttaaagcgaaaaactcatttcttaaatagagacctcattttttaaagcgaaacctcttttcttaaagcagaaaactcatttcttaagcagaaaactcaatttttttaaacaaaaaaactcatttttttaaatagaaaactcatttttttaaagcagaaaGCTCGTTTTTAAAGCAGAGCCTCATCGCtcgtatttttaaatagaaagcttcgttttcaaatagaaactcattgtcCTAgaggcattatagtcaaaccctgtcacacttgccataaCTTCCCATGAGGacgatttcgtccaaaaaaattcaaaattaactctatcaatcactattagatgtttgggggtttaaaaaaatcatttgtattgaaaaggaaggggtttttgagggTCTAAAACTAGAGGGTGTTTTTTTAGCGATATCGCATAGCTTtcaggtgtttttggcaatttccacttattattattatataatcaatatatatatatatatatatgcggtttttgtttttgtttttgtttttgtttttaaatccttTGTAAGTCCACTCCTACAAAAGCAGGCCTTGGGGCGGTGCTGTTTTCGGCTTCGTTGGTTGTGGGATTTATGCTCAGGTCTCGAGCTCTGGTTCTCTTCTCCAGTTCCGGCAACGCCCTTCTCCGTCCAGTGAATCGGAGCCACCTCCGATCATCACCTGTTGGTACCTCAATTCcgtttctcttctttcttccgTTGGATTTGGCttcttttgtgatttttttttttaaagttctttttctttttttattttgatctaGGGTTTGGATGGATCAAATGATTTCGCATTAAAGTTTATACTTGAAACTCCGgtttgatttcttattttttttatttttcctttctttttgtcCATCTTGTTATCAGTCTTTGTGAATTTGAATGCAACTTTTAACTTGTGATTGTTTAATGAATTCTCTGCTAATGATAATCCAGTGTTGAGGTTCATTACGAGTTAGTTTGTGTGTTTATTTAgcttatttatttagatttttctcaatcttttacttttcaattttaaactGGAAAGTCAAGTGCTTTAATGAAAACATTTCTTGTGAGTACTATTATATCCGGATTTCGGAAGGTGGAGCCCGCTTTTACTGATCATCATTTACTGTTCTTTAGTCAACATTGAGCATGTTTGTGTTGCGCTCTGACTTGTTTCTGGTTTTTTGTGTTTTGGGAATTGCATTTGTAGGCACTTAATTGGTAGCATAATTTTGTAAGCTGTCATTTATATGTGACTATGGAATgcaaattaacttaatttttcaCTTATTAATCCTGTCTAGTTCCATAAAAGTCATAGGTGTTTgggaaaaatatcatcaatgtCAAACTCAGCAAATTCATCATCAGTTGTTTTACCAATGTCAAATGATGAAAGAGAAGAAGTTGGGCTTCTTGATGCTGTCGATGATATCCATGGAGGAGTCATTGTTGAACTTAAAGGGCCAATGGATTGTAAAACTTTTGTTTCTTCGTTGAGAGCTTCTTTATCACATTGGAGGCAACAGGTGATTCCCTTGGTCATGAAATGACCACTTCTTTGTTTCAATTGTGTTCACCAAACAAATtctcccaaaaataaaaaataaaaataaattaacacacaaacacaaaggATAACACCATATGATTCAATTGCTAATAGCATGTTATGTTTTATAATGAAGTTGTCTTTTGATTGTTAATCTAATTAATTTAGTTAAACTATGGCTtgcatatttgtatttttaggaattttgaAATTAGTTTTAATGAGTGCTTGGAATTTTTCTTAACATCTGACATTAAATTGCTCATCCCTTTGTGGTGTTATAACAGAAATATAAATTGCagattgaataaaatatttcaacatTGATTGATGAATAGCATCTCAGTGGCAAATTACACTCatctcatttatatattttcacttTTATGTGATACACTCTGCAAtgaagttcttcttcttctttttctgcgCTACCTTTAACTCTTTGATGTTACCAGTTTTGTTTCATCTGCTCTACTTTAACTCTTTGATTCTAATGCAGGGGATAAGAGGTGTTTGGATAAAGTTGCCCATTGAACTTTCCCATCTTGTTCAACCAGCTGTTCAGGCAAATTTTCTCTATTGTCATTCCTAATAGATGAATATAGTTTCTCATGTATTCAGTCTACTAAATTCGGTAAACAGATGGGTTGCTATTAAGTATAATCATACATTCCATTTTCTGATAGTTAAAGTCACACataattttccttttcttcataTATCTATGTGACTGTTGTTAGACTTAGTTTTCTTTGTGGTTCAGAATATTTATGTACAGAAGAACAACATGGCCTTGTAATGAATATGTTGaatatgagaaattttagaaagtgaatggaaatataagaaaaatgagaGATATATATGTTGTAAACTATGGTCTGGCTGAAATTATTTAAGATGGTCTGACAGTTCATTCCATAGAATGCTTGAGTGAGGTGATTCAAATGTAGCCAAGAGTGTAGTAGTTATTGGGTTCCCCAACTTGAAGAAATCATTGAAGCTTGACCATTGCTATGTCAAATGATTTTCATTTCCAATTGTCAAGCTTGCACTGCCCTTATAAACATGTCCAGATGATGTTCAAACAGGGTATCTATTACTTGAATAAGTTTGCTTTTTATAttcctttttttcatatttcatgCAGACTTTGACATGAATGTCTTAAATCTGAAACAGGAAGGGTTTTGCTACCATCATGCAGAACCAACTTATTTGATGCTTGTATATTGGATCCCTGTCAGCGAGAATACTTTACCTATTAATGCCACACACCGGGTTTGTATTGGTGCTTTTGTGATGAATGAGAAGCGAGAGGTATTATCATGCAACATTCTTATGATAAAACTTTGCAATAGttggcaattaaaaaaaaataaaatgcaactCAGGTTTCCTCCACCTATAAAATACTCCTATTCTGAAGaggattttgattggaaatcACAAAAATAGGTTATAAAATGATAGTCTATTGACTAGTTGATTAATTTTTCTACCAATTCATTTGAAAAGCAATTCTAATTTAACCATTTTTCAGAATCTCGCATTCATGAAAAAAGCTATTTCTTTCTGTTAAACTTCTTCCACGAGCACTTTTATAATGacaaacttaaattaaaaaaaaaaaatttgttcatcTGTGGCCAGATTTTGCATCATCTCTATTGAGAACTTAGCTTAAATGGTACTCCATATCGTATTCTTTGACGAGCATCATGTCATAGTTTATCAATCTGTTAAGGGTTATTAGATGAGCATATAtacttttgtttatgtttaaattaaaaatgctCAGACTTTCAGTCACAGCTGCAAATTTAATTTTGGTAGGTGCTCGTAGTCCAGGAAAAATGTGGAATTCTCCGGGGGTCAGGCATATGGAAGTTTCCTACAGGGGTGCTTGAGCAAGTATTAGTTATAGTGCTTTAAGCTTTTCTCTTCGTTTCTTTCATTATAACAACTGAAAGGCTACTTTGTCTCGCCCTCTGTGCAGGGTGAAGATATCTTTGCTGGAGCTATTAGAGAAGTCAAAGAAGAAACAGGAGTATGCACTTAATTTAACTGGATACCTCAATCGCTGATCTTTACCAGTtaccatgtttttcttttagctCTTTGTCGTGCACTGTGACTGTTTGTGCATAGTTTTTAATACCAATATTGGTTTTGCTATATCACAGATTGAAACTGATTTTCTGGAGGTGCTTGCATTCAGGTATTAAGTTCTTAAAttcatcttttccttttttttttcatgtgttcAATGTTATTTGTCAGCAGAGGTGCCTGTGTTTGTCTTAGGCTCTTAATTCATTTTTTGCTTCCTTTATCACTGTTGGCTATGCATCTCAAACTTATGTCAAAGCAAGCCTCAAAATTATTCAGTCATTGTGACTTGTTCTGGTGAAACGAGCAAATATGAAAGCTGTGAATTCCATAAAGTTTATCGACACACTTCCCATTCCAATTGGTAGCCAACTGTCTCTGAATGGATAGGATTATGAAGCCTATGTTATCTATTTACTTAATAGTTATCACTTATCACAATTGCTATTAATCTGTTCATCAGAAACATTCAGATATTTCATGTCTTTAAAGATGcaataaatactaaaatgttGTGTGTTCTCACTAGTTAGAAAacttttttaattgaagttaTGTTCTTAAAGAGAACTGTACTTATTAATCACCATCCCGCATATTATGTTCTTAAAGAAAACTGTGCTTGGAAGCCGATCCGACTCCCCTGAGGGATAGGTCCCCTATCCTCCATCTCCTTCCCGCTGTTTTGTGTTTGACTTTCAGAGGACTAACCGCTTCAAATCCATCACCCGACCCACGTATTATGTTCTTAAAGAGAACTGTAGTTGTCCATCACCCAACGCACATTCTGGATTTTGAAGCTTTTCAGGTGGCTCATGAGTGCGCATCTCGAGTGACTAATCATATATCATAGTATGATGGATTTATCATGCACATCTTTAGGCATTCTATGGTGTAACAAGATTTCTAATGTTTACTACACAGTGCAGCATGATAATTCTTTGTACTTTTTCATGATGTATGCAACATTAGTGATAATAAGATAAGCTGCACTTCACTCTTACGCCTTGTCATTGTTACTTCGGAACTTAGTTCAAGCATTCACTTCCTTTATGTTGCACAAATGTCAAAACAACTCATGTGAAATTGTTATTGCAATGTTGTATTCCTCTTCAATTTCTGACTTCATAATTGTGATAACTAAATAGATCATTTTGTTTTGTAGTACTCTCTTCACATGAGTTTGTTTGACTGCATTTTTCAGGCAAAATCACGGGGCATTTTTCGGGAAGTCAGATTTATTCTTTGTATGCATGCTGCTACCTCTTTCCTCAGAAATTCATAAGCAAGAGTCAGAAATCGAGGCTGCTGCGGTACCAACCAACTCAATTCAGTTTAGAAATTCTTGAGAAATTCAGAGGTTATATAATGTTATTGCGGGATTTATAACTTcagtttctgaaaaaaaaaaacaccattaTCTTATGCAGTGGATGCCGGTCGAAGAATTTGCAGCACAGCCTTTTGTCAAAAAACATGAACTGTTGAAGTACATTCTTGATCTTGGATTGGCTAAAGCGGACAGGAATTACTCTGGATTTACACCCCTGAGTATATCATCCGCATTTTCTGAGGAGCTGAGCTTTTTATATCTAAACTCCAGGGGCCTGTGACTAGTCATCAAAATTTGATGATTGATGCTGCAAAGAACAATTAatgttttcctatttttccTTATTCATGTTTCATCCTTTGTGCTAAATTTATCattagcagcagcagcagcagcagcagcagcagcagcaactcagaaacaaacaaacagaCGCTGGTGTATTCTTATTGttctttgaaattatatatatttataatttcagaTAAGTTTGTGTGAGAGATGTAATTTTCATCTTATTTCAGACTGagttttgttatttaataataataataaaaaaaaaaactttacatTGGTTATAATCTGCATGTCAAGGTTACAACTCATTTACATTTGGAAAATATGCcacatttatttgaaaatatgctTAATTATTTACTTCAAATATTCATCTAAAagaatctaattttttttgtccATTTCTTTTAATTCCTTTAAATCATTGTATACAAAAGTGttagatataaaatttacatatttctcttcaaattcataacaaacaattttaagagattttaaaaaaaaaattcttcagaTAAAACCTACACTACATCAGTTATACATCACGTCTGCAACTGCCCCATTAAAGCCTaatgacaaaaattaaaaaataataataaagatgatTCGGtaactattattaattattatctttCACAATCTCCCAATCAATGTCACCAcaataaacattattataattaaatcagTGGTAGATGATGACAAACCACAAGCTCATGATAtcatattttgtgtttttattatcCTTTCTAAAATGACGGATTAACCCTCCCTGTTTACTTAAATTACAGTTCCACTGTTTGGTTTTTTTCAACAGAAAATaactgtttatttttattagtcaaaatatattttcaaatttctctCATCAATGGCATGACGATGGCCATTCTCATgctgcttattttttaaatataacaatGAGCCCATCCAATTGATTAATAACCCAATTTCGAAGCTAGGTCTTTTTGgggaaatatttttttcccaaattcaataaaataaataaataaataaatattattagaaaaagGCCATTTTTTCCaccaattattattaatataaataagtataaagCTAGAACAACTTTACGGAGCGGAGAAGACGAAGGTCTGAGAGAGAATGGCTGGAAAATGGATTAAGGTTTGCTCTTATCCTcacactcttcttcttcttttccaaaATTTCAACTTGTTTCTGTTAAGAATCTTTTGTTCCTTTCATCTGGTCTCTGGtcccatgtttttcttcttttttttgtttttgtagatttttttgcttggaatgtgtttttttatgtttgattaGTGAGCTTGGAAAGCATATGAACACTGATCAAAGCTCACTTTTTTCTGGTTGTGAATTTTGGGGTTGAAtttgatcaaattaaaattagtcCATGATGAAAGAGCAAAAGATGTGAAGTGAGTTTATTGGGAACAGagttttttttgtgaaataatCTAGAAATATGAATATTCaagaatcatttttttttttaaaaaaaaaaaatgaagtttagATTGTATTGTGACAATGGAAGATATAGTTTTTATGAGATTAGGATGAATTAAAAATTGCATACACATTGGATATACACATTTATGAGATATacacatttattattatgtttctttgatGAATGAATTTGTAGCCATTTGAATGAGTTTGGTGATTTCATATTGATGATAAATCAACTTTTGCTTCATCCTTTTTCAAGAGGACATCAGTCTTTGTATTTGGTAAGAATGCATTTTGAACTCTAATAATAAACATGAATGATGGTGACCCTGTACTCTTTTTAAGTA is a window of Dioscorea cayenensis subsp. rotundata cultivar TDr96_F1 chromosome 5, TDr96_F1_v2_PseudoChromosome.rev07_lg8_w22 25.fasta, whole genome shotgun sequence DNA encoding:
- the LOC120261651 gene encoding nudix hydrolase 2-like isoform X2; the protein is MLRSRALVLFSSSGNALLRPVNRSHLRSSPVVVLPMSNDEREEVGLLDAVDDIHGGVIVELKGPMDCKTFVSSLRASLSHWRQQGIRGVWIKLPIELSHLVQPAVQEGFCYHHAEPTYLMLVYWIPVSENTLPINATHRVCIGAFVMNEKREVLVVQEKCGILRGSGIWKFPTGVLEQGEDIFAGAIREVKEETGIETDFLEVLAFRQNHGAFFGKSDLFFVCMLLPLSSEIHKQESEIEAAAWMPVEEFAAQPFVKKHELLKYILDLGLAKADRNYSGFTPLSISSAFSEELSFLYLNSRGL
- the LOC120261651 gene encoding nudix hydrolase 2-like isoform X4, which translates into the protein MSNDEREEVGLLDAVDDIHGGVIVELKGPMDCKTFVSSLRASLSHWRQQGIRGVWIKLPIELSHLVQPAVQEGFCYHHAEPTYLMLVYWIPVSENTLPINATHRVCIGAFVMNEKREVLVVQEKCGILRGSGIWKFPTGVLEQGEDIFAGAIREVKEETGIETDFLEVLAFRQNHGAFFGKSDLFFVCMLLPLSSEIHKQESEIEAAAWMPVEEFAAQPFVKKHELLKYILDLGLAKADRNYSGFTPLSISSAFSEELSFLYLNSRGL
- the LOC120261651 gene encoding nudix hydrolase 2-like isoform X3, whose product is MSNSANSSSVVLPMSNDEREEVGLLDAVDDIHGGVIVELKGPMDCKTFVSSLRASLSHWRQQGIRGVWIKLPIELSHLVQPAVQEGFCYHHAEPTYLMLVYWIPVSENTLPINATHRVCIGAFVMNEKREVLVVQEKCGILRGSGIWKFPTGVLEQGEDIFAGAIREVKEETGIETDFLEVLAFRQNHGAFFGKSDLFFVCMLLPLSSEIHKQESEIEAAAWMPVEEFAAQPFVKKHELLKYILDLGLAKADRNYSGFTPLSISSAFSEELSFLYLNSRGL
- the LOC120261651 gene encoding nudix hydrolase 2-like isoform X1; amino-acid sequence: MLRSRALVLFSSSGNALLRPVNRSHLRSSPFHKSHRCLGKISSMSNSANSSSVVLPMSNDEREEVGLLDAVDDIHGGVIVELKGPMDCKTFVSSLRASLSHWRQQGIRGVWIKLPIELSHLVQPAVQEGFCYHHAEPTYLMLVYWIPVSENTLPINATHRVCIGAFVMNEKREVLVVQEKCGILRGSGIWKFPTGVLEQGEDIFAGAIREVKEETGIETDFLEVLAFRQNHGAFFGKSDLFFVCMLLPLSSEIHKQESEIEAAAWMPVEEFAAQPFVKKHELLKYILDLGLAKADRNYSGFTPLSISSAFSEELSFLYLNSRGL